One Panicum virgatum strain AP13 chromosome 9K, P.virgatum_v5, whole genome shotgun sequence genomic region harbors:
- the LOC120647921 gene encoding uncharacterized protein LOC120647921, with amino-acid sequence MDGGWDFHTGLPDISGPSNTPYQDMLNINFEEPGAAAGTPAFQPGSSQGGLGKARKKIVSRPKQNNFSIEEDKNLVSSWLNVSLDAVKGAGQRKASFWKAIEQNYNAHKGPIYPIHTLRGLEGRWSDIKEQANKFESHYNNVLNERRSGYSDMDKIATAIELYNSLEDRPFTTIHCWEMLRNEPKWMDLNNRGKQDRGRVPEDVNAPIDVTESGCGEAGSESQIGTSKRPQGRDISRPGKQTCSSGSPSDAGSEFSSTLSAMHIQKMDLNRTFDGCVASKMDRLVTIQEEHIELKKKKDAWEQELRDERIMAIDLTTCNPGQRVLYEAMQREILQRWAARNEDAP; translated from the exons ATGGATGGCGGGTGGGACTTCCATACGGGCCTCCCAGACATCTCTGGTCCCTCCAACACACCTTATCAAGACATGCTCAATATTAATTTTGAAGAACCGGGTGCAGCAGCTGGTACTCCGGCTTTTCAGCCCGGTTCCAGCCAAGGTGGTTTGGGGAAGGCGCGCAAGAAAATTGTGTCCAGACCGAAGCAAAACAACTTTTCAATCGAGGAAGACAAAAACCTAGTGTCCAGCTGGCTCAATGTGAGCTTGGATGCAGTTAAAG GAGCGGGGCAGCGCAAGGCATCATTTTGGAAGGCCATTGAACAGAACTACAATGCCCATAAAGGGCCCATCTACCCTATCCACACCCTTCGCGGCCTTGAGGGTCGCTGgtctgatattaaggaacaagCAAATAAGTTTGAGAGCCACTACAACAATGTCCTTAATGAGAGGCGCAGTGGCTACAGCGATATGGACAAG ATCGCAACAGCCATTGAGTTGTACAATAGTCTGGAAGATAGACCATTCACCACGATCCACTGCTGGGAGATGCTTCGCAACGAACCTAAGTGGATGGACCTAAACAACCGTGGAAAGCAGGACCGAGGTCGGGTCCCCGAAGATGTTAATGCGCCCATCGATGTCACAGAATCTGGATGTGGGGAAGCCGGGAGCGAGAGTCAGATTGGTACTTCCAAGAGGCCTCAGGGGAGGGACATTTCGAGGCCAGGCAAACAGACTTGCTCCAGTGGGTCTCCTAGTGATGCAGGGTCCGAGTTCTCTTCTACGTTGTCTGCAATGCACATTCAGAAGATGGACTTGAACAGGACATTTGACGGTTGTGTGGCAAGCAAAATGGACCGGCTGGTTACCATTCAGGAAGAGCACATtgagttgaagaagaaaaaagatgcCTGGGAGCAGGAGTTACGGGACGAGCGTATCATGGCTATTGACCTGACCACTTGCAATCCCGGACAGCGTGTCCTGTACGAGGCAATGCAGCGAGAGATTTTACAGCGCTGGGCTGCACGCAATGAAGATGCTCCGTAG
- the LOC120647922 gene encoding protein ALP1-like, whose product MADDNLTTAAIFQWVSRSRARLLIDDDDDTAVVGHMIHEEEARRREGGRRGSVPGHIVIDREHGSGHARIMADYFVENPVYTDAQFRRRYRMRRALFLRIMESVTARDPWFSCRPDATGKMGLSPFQKCIAPLSILAYGVPADVVDEYVRIAESTSLEALNRFCAAVIELFEEQYLRPPTAMDVAALLAFNSTRGFPGMLGSIDCMHWEWKNCPTAWKGMFTGRGKQTSMVLEAVASHDLWIWHAYFGMPGSNNDINVLHRSPLFRRQIRDEAPPVHFTVNGNAYNMGYYLADGIYLDWPAFLKTVRHPMTNKDCRFAQVQEGARKDIERAFGVLQARWAIIRGPAYGWDRYRLKNIMTACIILHNMIIDDERGENLPYVYDINGPCLGLLSCMMSSSSFGFTYEVP is encoded by the exons ATGGCAGATGACAACCTCACCACCGCCGCGATCTTCCAGTGGGTAAGCAGGAGTAGAGCCAGGCTACTgatcgacgacgatgacgacaccGCCGTCGTCGGTCACATGATCCACGAAGAAGAAGCAAGGCGCCGGGAAGGCGGGAGGCGTGGTTCCGTTCCCGGTCACATCGTGATCGACCGAGAACATGGTTCTGGGCATGCAAGGATCATGGCGGACTACTTTGTAGAGAACCCGGTGTACACTGATGCTCAATTCCGCCGCCG GTACCGAATGAGGCGTGCCTTGTTCCTTCGCATCATGGAAAGCGTGACGGCGAGGGACCCTTGGTTCTCTTGCCGGCCTGATGCGACGGGGAAAATGGGTCTATCCCCGTTCCAGAAGTGCATCGCGCCATTAAGCATCCTGGCGTACGGTGTTCCGGCCGATGTGGTTGACGAGTACGTGCGCATCGCAGAGTCCACCTCGTTGGAGGCTCTGAACCGGTTTTGTGCAGCGGTGATTGAGCTCTTTGAGGAGCAGTACCTCCGCCCACCTACTGCGATGGATGTCGCGGCTCTCCTTGCATTCAACAGCACTCGTGGGTTTCCGGGTATGTTGGGGAGCATAGATTGCATGCATTGGGAGTGGAAGAACTGTCCAACCGCTTGGAAGGGCATGTTCACTGGCCGTGGGAAGCAAACCTCCATGGTGCTAGAGGCAGTGGCTTCCCATGACCTATGGATATGGCATGCATATTTCGGGATGCCCGGTAGTAACAATGATATCAATGTGCTGCATAGGTCACCTCTATTTCGTAGGCAGATTAGGGATGAGGCACCCCCCGTGCACTTCACCGTAAATGGCAACGCCTACAATATGGGGTACTACCTAGCGGATGGGATTTACCTTGATTGGCCAGCTTTTCTTAAAACTGTTCGTCACCCCATGACGAACAAAGATTGTCGGTTCGCCCAGGTTCAGGAGGGGGCACGCAAGGACATCGAGCGTGCTTTCGGAGTTTTGCAGGCTCGGTGGGCGATCATTCGTGGACCTGCTTACGGCTGGGACCGGTACAGGCTCAAGAACATCATGACGGCGTGCATCATCTTGCACAATATGATAATTGATGACGAGCGCGGTGAGAACCTACCATACGTGTACGACATCAATGGTCCTTGTTTGGGTCTTCTTAGCTGTATGATGTCTTCTAGTTCCTTCGGATTTACATATGAAGTACCTTAG
- the LOC120651127 gene encoding regulator of MON1-CCZ1 complex-like isoform X2 codes for MLGNQMQGGLGTPGALSHAYVQHPPLRCDIPDTRGLFYDDANKFLIAPTADRILYWKIAPPIPSGPPNSDPVNEGPVLSVRYSLDHKVIGIQRSRHEIEFRNRETGETCSKKCRADSETILGFFWTDCPTCDVILVKTSGLDLLSYESQSHAFRLVESKKFNVSWYLYTHESRLILLASGMQCTIFTGYQFSAGGIVKIPKFEMMMSKTEANNKPVLAADDVHIVTVYGRIYCLQLDRVSMSLNLYRFYRDAIVQQCALPTYSSRIAVSAVDNIIMVHQIDAKVVILYDVSLDSYAPVSAPLPLLVRGLPSNSRQGSETADSQYSTYGGTIYGDGWNFLIPDLICDAENGLLWRLHLDLEAIAASSSDAPLILEFLQRRKSDPSMVKMICLAIVRTIILERRPVTTVAKAMDVVLDSYSRLMKMGGGLPGVRQIHEQSQRLGGQLVEDSHVISQGTSPGPTVSPSVNPDQAGGIANRSAQGNSGVDHGIDRATLNTSSDSDEITNVSGVTSQVTSGYQTSDAINKRQQVVGEDSRPLSSGTTMQYGQHAGSVAISPIEMFQSVFALVEDEMMGDPAYLTAVIMEFLRSASKAGLKAPPNLYVMMATLLARSNRYSEIQLFVSNKILEPSKELAMQLMELGQQHSPTRKLGLDMLRERSLHHDYVAALLQDGYYLEALRHARKYKVITVQPTLFLEKAVASNSAQNLATVLSFFCEFTPSFKTTSDFGRYRHILSEMV; via the exons ATGCTGGGCAATCAGATGCAAGGTGGTTTGGGCACTCCTGGGGCGCTGTCTCATGCTTATGTCCAACATCCTCCACTGCGATGTGATATACCAGACACACGGGGTCTGTTCTATGATGATGCAAATAAGTTCCTTATAGCTCCAACAGCTGATCGG ATTTTGTACTGGAAAATAGCTCCACCTATTCCATCTGGACCTCCAAATTCTGATCCAGTTAATGAAGGACCTGTCTTGTCAGTTAGATATTCCCTGGATCACAAAGTCATTGGGATTCAACGTTCTAGACATGAAATTGAGTTCAGAAATAGAGAAACAGGGGAGACCTGTAGCAAAAAGTGCAGAGCCGATTCCGAAACTATTCTTGGCTTTTTCTGGACAGATTGCCCCACATGTGATGTCATACTTGTCAAAACAAG TGGCCTAGATCTGCTTTCCTATGAGTCTCAGTCCCATGCTTTTCGCTTGGTAGAATCAAAGAAATTCAATGTGAGCTGGTATCTTTACACACATGAAAGTAGGCTGATTCTTCTTGCTTCTGGAATGCAATGCACGATATTCACTGGTTATCAG TTTTCTGCTGGTGGGATTGTCAAAATACCGAAGTTTGAGATGATGATGTCTAAAACTGAAGCAAACAACAAGCCTGTTCTAGCTGCAGATGATGTTCACATTGTAACAGT CTATGGTAGGATTTACTGCTTGCAGCTTGACCGAGTTAGTATGTCATTGAATTTGTATCGTTTTTACCGTGATGCTATTGTACAGCAG TGTGCCCTGCCTACTTACTCAAGCAGAATTGCAGTTAGTGCGGTTGACAACATAATTATGGTTCATCAAATAGATGCAAAAGTAGTCATACTTTATGATGTGTCCTTGGATTCTTACGCCCCAGTTTCTGCACCACTTCCACTGCTAGTGAGAGGGCTGCCCAGCAATAGTAGGCAAGGTTCTGAAACTGCAGATAGTCAATATAGTACATATGGTGGAACTATTTATGGAGATGGTTGGAACTTTCTCATTCCTGACCTGATCTGTGATGCTGAGAATGGGCTCTTATGGAGACTCCATTTAGACCTTGAG GCTATTGCTGCTAGTAGTTCTGATGCTCCTTTGATTTTGGAATTCCTTCAGAGACGGAAGTCTGACCCAAGCATG GTTAAGATGATATGCCTTGCTATAGTTCGTACGATCATCTTGGAGAGGAGGCCGGTGACCACAGTTGCTAAGGCAATGGATGTTGTTCTTGATTCCTACTCCCGCCTGATGAAAATGGGTGGTGGTCTTCCTGGGGTTAGGCAAATacatgagcaaagccagcgattgGGTGGTCAACTTGTTGAAGACTCCCATGTGATTTCTCAGGGAACTAGTCCTGGACCAACAGTTAGTCCTTCTGTGAACCCAGACCAAGCAGGTGGGATTGCAAACAGGTCTGCGCAGGGAAATTCAGGAGTTGATCATGGAATAGACAGGGCAACTTTAAATACATCTTCAGATTCTGATGAGATTACAAATGTATCAGGAGTGACAAGTCAGGTAACATCTGGTTACCAGACATCTGATGCTATCAACAAAAGACAGCAAGTTGTGGGTGAAGATAGCAGACCGTTGTCTTCAGGCACAACGATGCAGTATGGACAACATGCTGGAAGTGTGGCAATTTCTCCAATTGAGATGTTCCAGTCTGTCTTTGCACTTGTGGAAGATGAAATGATGGGTGACCCTGCATATCTTACTGCTGTCATCATGGAGTTTCTGCGGAG TGCCTCAAAGGCTGGGCTCAAGGCTCCTCCCAACCTTTATGTGATGATGGCAACATTGCTAGCTCGTAGCAACCGTTATTCTGAAATACAATTGTTTGTGTCAAACAAG ATCCTGGAGCCGTCCAAGGAACTGGCAATGCAACTCATGGAACTGGGTCAGCAGCACTCTCCAACAAGGAAGCTGGGCCTGGACATGCTAAGGGAGCGGAGCCTGCACCACGACTACGTCGCTGCACTTCTGCAAGACGGGTACTACCTGGAGGCCCTGCGCCACGCCAGAAAATACAAG GTTATTACCGTGCAGCCCACTCTGTTCCTGGAGAAAGCCGTGGCGAGCAACAGCGCCCAGAACCTGGCCACAGTGCTGAGCTTCTTCTGCGAGTTCACGCCGAGTTTCAAGACCACGTCGGACTTCGGCAGATACCGGCACATTCTATCCGAAATGGTTTGA
- the LOC120651127 gene encoding regulator of MON1-CCZ1 complex-like isoform X1 — protein sequence MHADRVYHSRLRRQRMLGNQMQGGLGTPGALSHAYVQHPPLRCDIPDTRGLFYDDANKFLIAPTADRILYWKIAPPIPSGPPNSDPVNEGPVLSVRYSLDHKVIGIQRSRHEIEFRNRETGETCSKKCRADSETILGFFWTDCPTCDVILVKTSGLDLLSYESQSHAFRLVESKKFNVSWYLYTHESRLILLASGMQCTIFTGYQFSAGGIVKIPKFEMMMSKTEANNKPVLAADDVHIVTVYGRIYCLQLDRVSMSLNLYRFYRDAIVQQCALPTYSSRIAVSAVDNIIMVHQIDAKVVILYDVSLDSYAPVSAPLPLLVRGLPSNSRQGSETADSQYSTYGGTIYGDGWNFLIPDLICDAENGLLWRLHLDLEAIAASSSDAPLILEFLQRRKSDPSMVKMICLAIVRTIILERRPVTTVAKAMDVVLDSYSRLMKMGGGLPGVRQIHEQSQRLGGQLVEDSHVISQGTSPGPTVSPSVNPDQAGGIANRSAQGNSGVDHGIDRATLNTSSDSDEITNVSGVTSQVTSGYQTSDAINKRQQVVGEDSRPLSSGTTMQYGQHAGSVAISPIEMFQSVFALVEDEMMGDPAYLTAVIMEFLRSASKAGLKAPPNLYVMMATLLARSNRYSEIQLFVSNKILEPSKELAMQLMELGQQHSPTRKLGLDMLRERSLHHDYVAALLQDGYYLEALRHARKYKVITVQPTLFLEKAVASNSAQNLATVLSFFCEFTPSFKTTSDFGRYRHILSEMV from the exons ATGCATGCAGACCGTG TCTATCATAGTCGCTTGAGGAGACAAAGAATGCTGGGCAATCAGATGCAAGGTGGTTTGGGCACTCCTGGGGCGCTGTCTCATGCTTATGTCCAACATCCTCCACTGCGATGTGATATACCAGACACACGGGGTCTGTTCTATGATGATGCAAATAAGTTCCTTATAGCTCCAACAGCTGATCGG ATTTTGTACTGGAAAATAGCTCCACCTATTCCATCTGGACCTCCAAATTCTGATCCAGTTAATGAAGGACCTGTCTTGTCAGTTAGATATTCCCTGGATCACAAAGTCATTGGGATTCAACGTTCTAGACATGAAATTGAGTTCAGAAATAGAGAAACAGGGGAGACCTGTAGCAAAAAGTGCAGAGCCGATTCCGAAACTATTCTTGGCTTTTTCTGGACAGATTGCCCCACATGTGATGTCATACTTGTCAAAACAAG TGGCCTAGATCTGCTTTCCTATGAGTCTCAGTCCCATGCTTTTCGCTTGGTAGAATCAAAGAAATTCAATGTGAGCTGGTATCTTTACACACATGAAAGTAGGCTGATTCTTCTTGCTTCTGGAATGCAATGCACGATATTCACTGGTTATCAG TTTTCTGCTGGTGGGATTGTCAAAATACCGAAGTTTGAGATGATGATGTCTAAAACTGAAGCAAACAACAAGCCTGTTCTAGCTGCAGATGATGTTCACATTGTAACAGT CTATGGTAGGATTTACTGCTTGCAGCTTGACCGAGTTAGTATGTCATTGAATTTGTATCGTTTTTACCGTGATGCTATTGTACAGCAG TGTGCCCTGCCTACTTACTCAAGCAGAATTGCAGTTAGTGCGGTTGACAACATAATTATGGTTCATCAAATAGATGCAAAAGTAGTCATACTTTATGATGTGTCCTTGGATTCTTACGCCCCAGTTTCTGCACCACTTCCACTGCTAGTGAGAGGGCTGCCCAGCAATAGTAGGCAAGGTTCTGAAACTGCAGATAGTCAATATAGTACATATGGTGGAACTATTTATGGAGATGGTTGGAACTTTCTCATTCCTGACCTGATCTGTGATGCTGAGAATGGGCTCTTATGGAGACTCCATTTAGACCTTGAG GCTATTGCTGCTAGTAGTTCTGATGCTCCTTTGATTTTGGAATTCCTTCAGAGACGGAAGTCTGACCCAAGCATG GTTAAGATGATATGCCTTGCTATAGTTCGTACGATCATCTTGGAGAGGAGGCCGGTGACCACAGTTGCTAAGGCAATGGATGTTGTTCTTGATTCCTACTCCCGCCTGATGAAAATGGGTGGTGGTCTTCCTGGGGTTAGGCAAATacatgagcaaagccagcgattgGGTGGTCAACTTGTTGAAGACTCCCATGTGATTTCTCAGGGAACTAGTCCTGGACCAACAGTTAGTCCTTCTGTGAACCCAGACCAAGCAGGTGGGATTGCAAACAGGTCTGCGCAGGGAAATTCAGGAGTTGATCATGGAATAGACAGGGCAACTTTAAATACATCTTCAGATTCTGATGAGATTACAAATGTATCAGGAGTGACAAGTCAGGTAACATCTGGTTACCAGACATCTGATGCTATCAACAAAAGACAGCAAGTTGTGGGTGAAGATAGCAGACCGTTGTCTTCAGGCACAACGATGCAGTATGGACAACATGCTGGAAGTGTGGCAATTTCTCCAATTGAGATGTTCCAGTCTGTCTTTGCACTTGTGGAAGATGAAATGATGGGTGACCCTGCATATCTTACTGCTGTCATCATGGAGTTTCTGCGGAG TGCCTCAAAGGCTGGGCTCAAGGCTCCTCCCAACCTTTATGTGATGATGGCAACATTGCTAGCTCGTAGCAACCGTTATTCTGAAATACAATTGTTTGTGTCAAACAAG ATCCTGGAGCCGTCCAAGGAACTGGCAATGCAACTCATGGAACTGGGTCAGCAGCACTCTCCAACAAGGAAGCTGGGCCTGGACATGCTAAGGGAGCGGAGCCTGCACCACGACTACGTCGCTGCACTTCTGCAAGACGGGTACTACCTGGAGGCCCTGCGCCACGCCAGAAAATACAAG GTTATTACCGTGCAGCCCACTCTGTTCCTGGAGAAAGCCGTGGCGAGCAACAGCGCCCAGAACCTGGCCACAGTGCTGAGCTTCTTCTGCGAGTTCACGCCGAGTTTCAAGACCACGTCGGACTTCGGCAGATACCGGCACATTCTATCCGAAATGGTTTGA